The following are encoded together in the Phenylobacterium sp. NIBR 498073 genome:
- the ribB gene encoding 3,4-dihydroxy-2-butanone-4-phosphate synthase: MTTQHSDDAPHESAISPIEDIIEDARNGRPYILVDAEDRENEGDVIIPAQFATPDQINFMAKHARGLICLSISAERARALRLPPMAIDNQSGHGTAFTVSIEAREGVTTGISAHDRAHTIAVAVDPSKVADDIVSPGHVFPLVAKDGGVLVRAGHTEAAVDISRMAGLNPAGVICEIMKDDGSMARLPDLIAFAQLHGLKIGTIADLIAYRRRTERQVERVLETPFDSAFGGRFRMVIYRNILDKTEHVVLTKGKIDADKPTLVRMHRVDLAADMLGHNEARRDYVQRALQAIADYDGAGVAVFIRDSNPAWLSERYGAEPGVDHGANVLRDYGVGAQILLDLGVRDMELLSNSATVLPGSGGYGLRIVGRRALV; this comes from the coding sequence ATGACGACCCAACACTCCGACGATGCGCCTCACGAGTCGGCGATCTCGCCCATCGAGGACATCATCGAGGACGCGCGTAACGGCCGCCCCTACATCCTGGTCGACGCCGAGGACCGCGAGAACGAGGGCGACGTCATCATCCCGGCGCAGTTCGCCACGCCCGACCAGATCAACTTCATGGCCAAGCACGCGCGCGGCCTGATCTGTCTGTCGATCAGCGCCGAGCGGGCGCGGGCCCTGCGGCTGCCGCCGATGGCGATCGACAACCAGTCCGGCCACGGCACCGCCTTCACCGTCTCGATCGAAGCGCGCGAGGGTGTGACGACCGGGATCTCGGCGCACGACCGGGCCCACACGATCGCCGTGGCGGTCGACCCGAGCAAGGTGGCCGACGACATCGTCTCGCCCGGTCACGTCTTCCCGCTGGTCGCCAAGGACGGCGGCGTGCTGGTCCGCGCCGGCCATACCGAGGCGGCGGTCGACATCAGCCGCATGGCCGGTCTCAACCCGGCCGGGGTGATCTGCGAGATCATGAAGGACGACGGGTCGATGGCGCGGCTGCCCGACCTGATCGCCTTCGCCCAGCTGCATGGCCTGAAGATCGGCACCATCGCCGACCTGATCGCCTATCGCCGGCGCACTGAGCGCCAGGTGGAGCGGGTGCTCGAAACGCCGTTCGACAGCGCCTTCGGCGGCCGCTTCCGGATGGTCATCTACCGCAACATTCTCGACAAGACCGAGCATGTGGTGCTGACCAAGGGCAAGATCGACGCCGACAAGCCGACCCTGGTGCGCATGCACCGCGTCGACCTGGCGGCCGACATGCTCGGCCACAACGAAGCGCGCCGCGATTATGTGCAGCGCGCCCTGCAGGCGATCGCCGACTATGACGGCGCCGGCGTGGCGGTGTTCATCCGCGATTCGAACCCGGCATGGCTCTCGGAACGCTATGGCGCCGAGCCGGGGGTCGATCACGGCGCCAACGTGCTGCGCGACTACGGGGTGGGCGCGCAGATTCTGCTCGATCTCGGCGTTCGCGACATGGAGCTGCTGTCCAATTCGGCCACCGTGCTGCCGGGCTCCGGCGGCTATGGCCTGCGAATTGTCGGCCGGCGGGCGCTGGTCTAG
- a CDS encoding NADPH-dependent FMN reductase — protein MSSRKPLIVGIGGTTRIGSTTERALSVALRAVEAGGGETRLLGGAFLARLPIYNPAVAEPTPEQIELADAVRAADGLIVASPGYHGSISGVIKNALDTLEMLRTDDRPYLTDRAVGCVITADGWQAAGTTLTALRSIVHALRGWPTPFGAALNATTGLFDAEGGCIEAKDAWQLATVGEQVLDFAKMKARV, from the coding sequence ATGAGTTCGCGCAAGCCGCTGATCGTCGGCATCGGCGGCACCACCCGGATAGGGTCGACGACCGAACGGGCGTTGAGCGTCGCGCTGCGGGCGGTCGAGGCCGGGGGCGGGGAGACCCGCCTGCTCGGCGGCGCGTTCCTGGCCCGTCTGCCGATCTACAATCCGGCGGTCGCCGAGCCGACGCCTGAGCAGATCGAACTGGCCGACGCGGTGCGCGCCGCCGACGGGCTGATCGTCGCCTCGCCGGGCTATCACGGCTCGATCTCCGGAGTGATCAAGAACGCCCTCGACACCCTGGAGATGTTGCGGACCGACGATCGGCCCTATCTGACCGACCGGGCGGTGGGCTGCGTCATCACCGCCGACGGCTGGCAGGCGGCCGGAACCACCTTGACCGCGCTGCGCTCGATCGTACATGCGCTGCGGGGCTGGCCGACGCCGTTCGGCGCGGCCCTGAACGCGACCACGGGTCTGTTCGACGCCGAGGGCGGCTGCATCGAGGCGAAGGACGCCTGGCAGCTGGCCACCGTCGGCGAGCAGGTCCTGGACTTCGCCAAGATGAAAGCTCGAGTATGA
- a CDS encoding class I adenylate-forming enzyme family protein: MTLAEAHSRLIAPGQRFEIEEKPIRGIMTRTWKHAPPTLRDIFLNGRTFKDREFLVYENDRATFEGFARATIALAHQLQADGVKKGDRVAVIMRNIPEWPVAFWAGILVGAIVTPLNAWWTGPELEYGLADSGTKVAIVDDERLERIQASFPNLPDLEKVYVPRLAAAPTDDKVRRLEEVIGQVNDWGRLTDRPLPDVALEPEDDATILYTSGTTGKPKGALGTHRNMTSNIMASGISATRNFLRAGQPLPESDPHKLPQRVNLLVVPMFHATGLSANLSPALNAGGKIVLMRRWDTEPAMALIEREKVNSTGGVPTIAWQLIEHPARGKYDLSSLQSVAYGGAPSAPELVRKIVEVFPASQPGNGWGMTETTATFTSHLGKDYENRPGSAGPAAPVGEMQIRDPADGVSVLAPNAVGELWVKGPQVVKGYWNKPEATAETFVDGWLRTGDLARIDEEGFLFIIDRAKDMLIRGGENIYCVEVENVLYDHPDVMDAALVGRPHKTLGEEPVAVVHLKPGGRADEDELRGFVRERLAAFKVPVEVRFWPETLPRNANGKIVKTELKKLFEGNS; the protein is encoded by the coding sequence ATGACGCTCGCCGAGGCCCATTCCCGGCTTATCGCACCCGGCCAGCGTTTCGAGATCGAAGAAAAGCCGATCCGCGGGATCATGACCCGCACCTGGAAGCATGCGCCGCCGACCCTGCGCGACATCTTCCTCAACGGCCGCACGTTCAAGGACCGCGAATTCCTGGTCTACGAAAACGACCGGGCCACCTTCGAGGGCTTCGCCCGCGCGACCATCGCGCTGGCCCACCAGCTGCAGGCCGACGGCGTGAAGAAGGGCGACCGCGTCGCCGTCATCATGCGCAACATCCCCGAGTGGCCGGTCGCCTTCTGGGCGGGGATCCTGGTCGGAGCGATCGTCACCCCGCTGAACGCCTGGTGGACCGGGCCGGAGCTGGAGTACGGCCTGGCCGATTCCGGAACCAAGGTCGCCATCGTCGACGACGAGCGGCTGGAGCGCATCCAGGCCTCGTTCCCGAACCTGCCCGACCTGGAGAAGGTCTATGTCCCGCGCCTGGCGGCCGCGCCGACCGACGACAAGGTCCGTCGGCTGGAGGAGGTCATCGGCCAGGTCAATGATTGGGGCCGACTGACCGACCGTCCGTTGCCCGACGTGGCGCTGGAGCCGGAGGACGACGCCACCATCCTCTATACCTCGGGGACGACCGGCAAGCCGAAGGGCGCGCTGGGCACCCATCGCAACATGACGTCGAACATCATGGCCAGCGGCATCTCGGCGACGCGCAACTTCCTGCGCGCCGGTCAGCCGCTGCCCGAGAGCGACCCGCACAAGCTGCCGCAGCGGGTCAATCTGCTGGTCGTACCGATGTTCCACGCCACCGGCCTGTCGGCGAATCTGTCGCCGGCCCTGAATGCGGGCGGCAAGATCGTGCTGATGCGCCGCTGGGACACCGAGCCGGCCATGGCCCTGATCGAGCGGGAAAAGGTCAACTCCACCGGCGGGGTGCCGACCATCGCCTGGCAGCTGATCGAGCATCCGGCCCGCGGCAAGTACGACCTGTCCTCATTGCAATCGGTCGCCTATGGCGGCGCGCCCTCGGCCCCCGAGCTGGTGCGCAAGATCGTCGAGGTGTTTCCGGCCTCGCAGCCCGGCAACGGCTGGGGCATGACCGAGACCACGGCGACCTTCACCTCGCACCTGGGCAAGGATTACGAGAACCGGCCGGGCAGCGCGGGGCCCGCCGCCCCGGTCGGCGAGATGCAGATCCGCGATCCGGCCGACGGCGTGAGCGTGCTCGCGCCGAACGCCGTCGGCGAGCTGTGGGTCAAGGGCCCGCAGGTGGTGAAGGGCTACTGGAACAAGCCGGAGGCCACGGCCGAGACCTTCGTCGACGGCTGGCTGCGCACCGGCGACCTGGCGCGGATCGACGAGGAAGGCTTCCTGTTCATCATCGACCGGGCCAAGGACATGCTGATCCGCGGCGGTGAGAACATCTACTGCGTCGAGGTCGAGAACGTGCTCTACGACCATCCCGACGTGATGGACGCGGCCCTGGTCGGTCGGCCGCACAAGACCCTTGGCGAGGAGCCGGTGGCGGTGGTGCACCTCAAGCCTGGCGGGCGCGCCGACGAGGACGAACTGCGCGGCTTCGTGCGCGAGCGGCTGGCGGCCTTCAAGGTGCCGGTCGAGGTGCGGTTCTGGCCCGAGACCTTGCCCCGCAACGCCAACGGCAAGATCGTGAAGACGGAACTGAAGAAGCTGTTCGAGGGGAACTCATGA
- a CDS encoding acyl-CoA dehydrogenase family protein yields MAWDFETDPEFQKKLDWIEDFMREEVEPLSQLGLAVRGSLGREKFIKPLQQKVKDQGLWACHLGPELGGQGYGQLKLGLMNEKLGRNSLAPTIFGCQAPDTGNAEIIAHYGTDKQKEQYLWPLLNGDIRSAFSMSEPTGGSDPLTFKTRAVLDGDEWVINGEKWFSTNARYSKVLVLYAVTDPDAKDPYRRTSIFLVPTDTPGVEIIRNVGVGGGGEIGGGNEGYVRYNNVRVPYDALLGERGAAFVIAQVRLGGGRVHHAMRTVGACKHALDLMCRRAVSRTTRDGKLADLQMVQEQIADSWIAVEQFRLLVLRTAWLIDKHKDYNMVRKDIAAIKVAMPKVYNDVATKAAHLHGALGVSNEMPFMHMVTSSLVMGIADGPTEVHKVTLAKQVLKDYRPDNDLFPNYHIPRLKEAAEEKYAKELAELKEAYRAERAKSAATA; encoded by the coding sequence ATGGCGTGGGATTTCGAAACCGACCCCGAGTTCCAGAAGAAGCTCGACTGGATCGAGGACTTCATGCGCGAGGAGGTCGAGCCGCTCTCGCAGCTGGGGCTGGCGGTCCGCGGCTCGCTCGGCCGCGAGAAGTTCATCAAGCCGCTGCAGCAGAAGGTGAAGGATCAGGGCCTGTGGGCTTGCCACCTGGGCCCGGAACTGGGCGGCCAGGGCTACGGCCAGCTGAAGCTCGGCCTGATGAACGAGAAGCTCGGCCGCAACAGCCTGGCGCCGACCATCTTCGGCTGCCAGGCGCCGGACACCGGCAACGCAGAGATCATCGCCCACTACGGCACCGACAAGCAGAAGGAGCAGTACCTCTGGCCGCTGCTGAACGGCGACATCCGTTCGGCGTTCTCGATGAGCGAGCCGACCGGCGGTTCCGACCCGCTGACCTTCAAGACGCGTGCGGTGCTGGACGGCGACGAATGGGTGATCAACGGCGAGAAGTGGTTCTCGACCAACGCCCGCTATTCCAAGGTCCTGGTGCTCTACGCGGTCACCGACCCGGACGCCAAGGACCCCTATCGCCGGACCTCGATCTTCCTGGTTCCGACCGACACCCCCGGCGTCGAGATCATCCGCAATGTCGGCGTCGGCGGCGGCGGCGAGATCGGCGGCGGCAACGAGGGCTATGTCCGCTACAACAATGTCCGCGTGCCGTATGACGCGCTGCTGGGCGAGCGGGGCGCAGCCTTCGTGATCGCCCAGGTCCGCCTGGGCGGCGGGCGGGTCCACCACGCCATGCGCACGGTCGGCGCCTGCAAGCACGCTCTGGACCTGATGTGCCGTCGGGCGGTTTCGCGCACCACGCGCGACGGTAAGCTGGCCGACCTGCAGATGGTGCAGGAGCAAATCGCCGATAGCTGGATCGCGGTCGAGCAGTTCCGCCTGCTGGTGCTGCGCACCGCCTGGCTGATCGACAAGCACAAGGACTACAACATGGTCCGCAAGGACATCGCGGCCATCAAGGTCGCGATGCCGAAGGTCTATAACGACGTGGCCACCAAGGCCGCGCACCTGCACGGCGCGCTGGGCGTCTCCAACGAGATGCCGTTCATGCACATGGTCACCTCATCGCTGGTCATGGGCATCGCCGACGGCCCCACCGAGGTCCACAAGGTGACCTTGGCCAAGCAGGTGCTGAAGGACTACCGGCCCGACAACGACCTGTTCCCGAACTACCACATCCCGCGCCTCAAGGAGGCGGCCGAGGAGAAGTACGCCAAGGAGCTGGCGGAGCTGAAGGAAGCCTATCGGGCCGAACGCGCCAAGAGCGCGGCGACCGCCTAA
- a CDS encoding MATE family efflux transporter, with product MNSAVDKAPAARAGRPGGMQDLTTGPIGKTLIVFALPVLGSNILQSLNGSANAIWVSHVLGEAALTATVNANNIFFLMLGAVFGMTMAANLLISQSVGAKDVATVKRVVGSASTFFLLLSLSVGVAGYLLTPAILRVMQTPPDATRDAITYLRVIFAAMPFMYFFSFVMMAQRGAGDSKTPFWFSVAAVGMDVILNPLLITGFGPFPQLGIAGSATATLISQTLTLAAMIVYLYRTDSVLILKRGDWKLFLPELAIIRTLVVKGFPMALQMLVISGAAVMMIRFVNAYGSATAAGYGAAIQLWTYIQMPAMALGAAVSSMAAQNVGAGKMDRVGQVARQGVLIAAFMTGIPVALIYLVEPWVLMAFLPPGSPSTAIAMHINAFALWGFIPFGMAFVLNGIIRATGAVWPPLLGLLISMWLVRIPFAHFLEPVLGQDAVWWSFPLGSIMSLVLAAGYYRWGGWRKAKLMEGIPMGAAPDTGMSPPAVAEETEALDDAARHAVPAKTPAE from the coding sequence GTGAATTCAGCGGTAGACAAGGCCCCTGCGGCCCGGGCCGGCCGTCCCGGCGGAATGCAGGACCTCACCACAGGTCCGATCGGCAAGACGCTGATCGTGTTCGCGCTGCCGGTGCTGGGCTCCAACATCCTGCAATCGCTGAACGGTTCGGCAAACGCCATCTGGGTCAGTCACGTGCTGGGCGAGGCGGCCCTGACCGCGACGGTCAACGCCAACAACATCTTCTTCCTGATGCTGGGCGCGGTGTTCGGCATGACCATGGCCGCCAACCTGCTGATCTCGCAGTCGGTGGGCGCCAAGGATGTGGCCACGGTCAAGCGGGTGGTGGGGTCGGCCTCGACCTTCTTCCTGCTGCTGTCGCTGTCGGTCGGGGTGGCCGGCTACCTGCTGACCCCGGCGATCCTGAGGGTCATGCAGACGCCGCCGGACGCGACGCGCGATGCGATCACCTATCTGCGGGTGATCTTCGCGGCGATGCCGTTCATGTACTTCTTCTCGTTCGTGATGATGGCCCAGCGCGGGGCGGGCGACTCCAAGACCCCGTTCTGGTTCTCGGTGGCTGCGGTCGGGATGGACGTGATCCTGAACCCCCTGCTGATCACCGGATTCGGCCCGTTCCCGCAGCTGGGCATCGCCGGGTCGGCCACCGCCACCCTGATCAGTCAGACGCTCACCCTGGCGGCGATGATCGTCTACCTCTACCGCACCGACAGCGTGCTGATCCTCAAGCGCGGCGACTGGAAGCTGTTCTTGCCCGAGCTGGCGATCATCCGGACCCTGGTCGTGAAGGGCTTTCCGATGGCCCTGCAGATGCTGGTCATCTCCGGGGCGGCGGTGATGATGATCCGCTTCGTCAACGCCTACGGATCGGCCACGGCGGCCGGCTACGGGGCGGCGATCCAGCTCTGGACCTATATCCAGATGCCGGCCATGGCGCTGGGCGCGGCGGTGTCGTCGATGGCGGCCCAGAACGTCGGCGCCGGCAAGATGGACCGGGTGGGACAGGTGGCGCGCCAGGGCGTGCTGATCGCCGCCTTCATGACCGGGATCCCGGTGGCGCTGATCTATCTCGTCGAGCCCTGGGTGCTGATGGCCTTCCTGCCGCCGGGCAGCCCGTCGACGGCGATCGCCATGCACATCAACGCCTTTGCGCTCTGGGGCTTCATTCCGTTCGGGATGGCCTTCGTGCTGAACGGCATCATCCGCGCCACCGGCGCGGTCTGGCCGCCGCTGCTGGGACTGCTGATCTCGATGTGGCTGGTGCGGATTCCGTTCGCGCACTTCCTGGAACCGGTTCTCGGTCAGGACGCGGTGTGGTGGAGCTTCCCGCTCGGGTCGATCATGTCGCTGGTGCTGGCCGCCGGCTACTATCGCTGGGGCGGCTGGCGCAAGGCCAAGCTCATGGAGGGCATTCCGATGGGCGCAGCCCCCGACACCGGCATGAGCCCGCCGGCCGTGGCCGAGGAGACCGAGGCGCTCGACGACGCGGCCCGGCACGCGGTTCCGGCCAAGACCCCGGCCGAGTAG
- a CDS encoding GNAT family N-acetyltransferase — MEELRRAVEADVPALNALMHASRAYDGDYRAMLDGYFVTPAQVARDLVVLAERGGETLGFYSLIVEGEPELDLMFVADAAQGRDLGRRLFDDMRDQARARGFTSVRIVCHPPALGFYRRMGAVQVGATEPTGRVTWARPILQLAP, encoded by the coding sequence ATGGAAGAGTTGCGCCGCGCGGTGGAAGCGGACGTCCCGGCCCTCAACGCCTTGATGCATGCGTCGCGCGCCTACGACGGCGACTACCGCGCGATGCTGGACGGTTACTTCGTCACGCCGGCCCAGGTCGCCAGGGACCTCGTCGTACTGGCCGAACGCGGCGGCGAGACGCTCGGCTTCTACAGCCTGATCGTGGAGGGCGAGCCCGAACTCGACCTCATGTTCGTGGCCGACGCCGCCCAGGGCCGAGACCTCGGGCGGCGCTTGTTCGACGACATGCGCGACCAGGCCCGCGCGCGCGGCTTCACGAGCGTACGAATCGTCTGCCATCCGCCAGCCCTCGGCTTCTATCGACGGATGGGCGCCGTGCAGGTCGGCGCCACCGAGCCGACCGGGCGCGTCACCTGGGCGCGCCCGATCCTGCAGCTGGCGCCCTAG
- a CDS encoding amino acid permease, producing the protein MSFVTRRKSMEPPAQDGHSLVPTLGWPHLVALGVGAIIGTGIYTLTGVAAGLAGPAVILSFALAGAVCAFAALCYAEMSTMMPQAGSAYTYSYVGMGELAAWVVGWSLILEYTVVCSTVAVGWSGYASGLMQQAGWAVPQALLAGPHAGGIINLPAIFITLVVSALLLVGTRESATVNFILVIVKIVALTAFVALTIPAFDAAHFEPFAPFGFGATIDADGVKRGVAAAAGIIFFAFYGFDAISTAAEETKNPGRDLTIGIIGSMFICTAIYMIVAAAALGASPFEVFSKSPEPLASILRGLGHPQVAAVVAGAAVVALPTVIMVFMFGQSRIFFAMARDGLLPRGLSKVGARGVPAPVIVLTGVVAASIAGFLPLDEIAALANAGTLLAFIATAIAMMLMRRRAPDLPRPFRTPLWWFVGPAAVAGCLYLFTTLPVSTLINFLIWNAIGVVAYLAYGRVKSRLASA; encoded by the coding sequence ATGAGTTTCGTGACGCGCCGCAAGTCGATGGAGCCGCCGGCCCAGGACGGGCACAGCCTGGTCCCGACGCTCGGCTGGCCGCATCTGGTGGCGCTCGGCGTCGGCGCGATCATCGGCACGGGCATCTACACCCTGACCGGCGTCGCCGCCGGGCTGGCCGGCCCGGCGGTGATCCTGTCCTTCGCATTGGCCGGGGCGGTCTGCGCCTTCGCCGCGCTCTGCTACGCCGAAATGTCGACGATGATGCCCCAGGCGGGCAGCGCCTACACCTATTCCTATGTCGGCATGGGCGAGCTGGCGGCCTGGGTCGTCGGCTGGAGCCTGATCCTCGAATACACCGTCGTCTGCTCGACCGTGGCGGTCGGCTGGTCGGGCTATGCCAGCGGGCTGATGCAGCAGGCCGGATGGGCCGTGCCCCAGGCGCTGCTGGCCGGTCCGCATGCGGGCGGGATCATCAACCTCCCGGCCATCTTCATCACCCTGGTGGTCAGCGCCCTGCTGCTGGTCGGCACCCGCGAGAGCGCCACCGTCAACTTCATCCTGGTGATCGTGAAGATCGTCGCCCTGACCGCCTTCGTCGCCCTGACGATCCCGGCGTTCGACGCCGCCCATTTCGAGCCCTTCGCCCCGTTCGGCTTCGGCGCGACGATCGACGCCGACGGCGTCAAGCGCGGCGTGGCGGCGGCGGCCGGCATCATCTTCTTCGCCTTCTACGGCTTCGATGCGATCTCGACCGCGGCGGAGGAAACCAAGAACCCCGGCCGCGATCTGACCATTGGCATCATCGGCTCGATGTTCATCTGCACGGCCATCTACATGATCGTGGCGGCGGCGGCGCTGGGCGCCTCGCCGTTCGAGGTCTTCTCCAAGAGCCCCGAGCCGCTGGCCTCCATCCTGCGCGGCCTCGGCCACCCGCAGGTGGCCGCGGTGGTCGCCGGCGCGGCGGTCGTCGCCCTGCCCACCGTGATCATGGTGTTCATGTTCGGCCAGAGCCGGATCTTCTTCGCCATGGCCCGCGACGGCCTGCTGCCGCGCGGGCTTTCGAAGGTCGGGGCGCGCGGGGTGCCGGCGCCGGTGATCGTCCTGACCGGGGTGGTGGCCGCCAGCATCGCCGGCTTCCTGCCGCTGGACGAGATCGCCGCCCTGGCCAACGCGGGGACGCTGCTGGCGTTCATCGCCACCGCCATCGCCATGATGCTGATGCGCCGGCGCGCGCCGGACCTGCCGCGGCCGTTCCGCACGCCGCTGTGGTGGTTCGTCGGCCCGGCGGCGGTGGCCGGCTGCCTCTACCTGTTCACCACCCTGCCGGTATCGACTCTGATCAATTTCCTGATCTGGAACGCGATCGGCGTCGTCGCCTACCTGGCCTATGGCCGGGTCAAGAGCCGGCTGGCGAGCGCCTAG
- a CDS encoding DUF885 family protein codes for MRLAPLALVLALGATPAIADDTALDRLIADYELYALAQNPIEGGQQGDRGALSRLPDNSPAADAARTSALKAFAVRTKAIAPAELSDEGRINREFLGWTLERQLQSLAFDEARMPFSSDGGFHWTLGYLAASTPMRSLADGRAWINRLNAAPAYYATEIANARRGVRTGFTQPRATVEQVLARAREQAAVPIDSDPLLTPLDQLPASIPPADRQALRAQAIAAIGERVRPTQAQFVSFLETEYLPKARRSLAARSLPDGERYYAWLVADHTTTSLTPDQIHENGLAEVARIRREMDAVIAETGFKGDFAEFQAHLRSDPQFYATSRQALLEKASEIAKRIDDQLPSWFATLPRLTYGVRPVPADIEKTYTTGRYFPGNPKLGVAGGYMVNTYDLAERPLYELPALTLHEAVPGHHLQIALGQEAEGLPYFRREANVTAFNEGWGLYAEKLGGEMGIYRAPYERFGRLSYEMWRACRLVADTGLHWKGWSLDQARECFARNSALSPLNIEIELARYVSWPGQALAYKTGEMQIVAIREKAKAQLGERFDIRRFHDAMLLGGPMPLDMLERRMDAWIAEQKGR; via the coding sequence ATGCGTCTTGCGCCCTTGGCTCTCGTTCTCGCCCTGGGCGCCACGCCGGCCATCGCCGACGACACGGCGCTGGATCGGCTGATCGCCGACTACGAGCTCTACGCCCTCGCGCAGAACCCGATCGAGGGCGGGCAACAAGGCGACCGCGGCGCGCTCTCGCGCCTGCCGGACAACTCGCCCGCGGCCGACGCGGCCCGGACGAGCGCCCTGAAGGCCTTCGCTGTGCGCACCAAGGCCATCGCGCCGGCCGAATTGTCTGACGAGGGGCGAATCAACCGCGAATTCCTGGGCTGGACGCTCGAACGCCAGCTGCAGAGCCTGGCCTTCGACGAGGCGCGCATGCCGTTCTCCTCGGACGGCGGGTTTCACTGGACGCTCGGCTATCTCGCCGCCTCGACGCCGATGCGCAGCCTCGCCGACGGCCGCGCCTGGATCAACCGCCTGAACGCCGCGCCGGCCTACTACGCCACCGAGATCGCCAACGCCCGGCGCGGCGTTCGGACCGGCTTCACCCAGCCGCGCGCCACCGTCGAGCAGGTGCTGGCCCGGGCCCGCGAGCAGGCGGCCGTCCCCATCGACAGCGATCCCCTGCTGACGCCGCTCGACCAGCTGCCCGCCTCGATCCCGCCGGCCGACCGCCAGGCCCTGCGCGCCCAGGCGATCGCTGCTATCGGCGAGCGCGTCCGCCCGACCCAGGCCCAGTTCGTGTCCTTCCTTGAGACCGAATACCTACCCAAGGCCCGCCGGAGCCTGGCCGCCCGCAGCCTGCCGGACGGCGAGCGCTACTACGCCTGGCTGGTCGCCGACCACACGACGACCTCGCTGACCCCCGACCAGATTCACGAAAACGGCCTGGCCGAGGTCGCCCGCATCCGCCGCGAGATGGACGCGGTCATCGCCGAGACCGGCTTCAAGGGCGACTTCGCCGAGTTCCAGGCCCACCTGCGCAGCGACCCGCAGTTCTATGCGACCAGCCGCCAGGCCCTGCTTGAAAAGGCCTCGGAGATCGCCAAGCGGATCGACGACCAGCTGCCGAGCTGGTTCGCCACCCTGCCGCGTCTGACCTATGGCGTTCGCCCGGTGCCGGCCGATATCGAGAAGACCTACACCACTGGCCGCTACTTCCCGGGCAATCCCAAGCTGGGCGTCGCCGGCGGCTACATGGTCAACACCTACGACTTGGCGGAGCGGCCGCTCTACGAACTGCCGGCCCTGACCCTGCACGAGGCCGTGCCCGGCCATCACCTGCAGATCGCGCTCGGCCAGGAAGCCGAAGGCCTGCCGTACTTCCGGCGCGAGGCGAACGTCACCGCCTTCAACGAGGGCTGGGGCCTCTACGCCGAGAAGCTGGGCGGCGAGATGGGGATCTATCGCGCCCCCTACGAGCGGTTCGGCCGACTGTCCTACGAGATGTGGCGCGCCTGCCGGCTGGTCGCCGACACCGGCCTGCACTGGAAGGGCTGGAGCCTGGACCAGGCCCGCGAGTGCTTCGCCAGGAACTCGGCCCTGTCGCCGCTGAACATCGAGATCGAACTGGCGCGCTACGTGTCCTGGCCGGGCCAGGCCCTGGCCTACAAGACCGGAGAGATGCAGATCGTCGCCATCCGCGAGAAGGCCAAGGCCCAGCTGGGCGAACGGTTCGACATCCGCCGCTTCCACGACGCCATGCTGCTGGGCGGTCCGATGCCGCTCGACATGCTGGAGCGGCGGATGGACGCCTGGATCGCTGAGCAGAAAGGGCGGTAG
- a CDS encoding TetR/AcrR family transcriptional regulator, translated as MDARTYPAKETPKSRRTRARILDAAMRLFAETGYHAATNAMIADAANLTRGAMLYHFASREELVEAAIAHIEVERARLFEQAASGPTAPGVDAAEHAIDAYWALLHEIPFIAFAELEAAARTDAMLRVRLADAQSAFDRNQVGDRFLALAQAGVDPRFQTSRDLGRFLLEGMARGAMTYDEPARKERLLAVVKRAVRVLNRKGDVQELWPD; from the coding sequence ATGGACGCCCGAACCTATCCTGCGAAGGAGACGCCGAAGTCTCGGCGGACCCGTGCGCGCATTCTCGATGCGGCCATGAGGCTGTTCGCTGAAACCGGCTATCACGCGGCCACCAACGCCATGATCGCCGACGCCGCGAACCTGACCCGCGGCGCGATGCTCTATCATTTCGCCAGCCGCGAGGAGCTGGTCGAGGCCGCTATCGCCCACATCGAGGTGGAACGAGCGCGGCTATTTGAACAGGCGGCATCCGGCCCGACGGCGCCCGGCGTGGACGCCGCCGAACACGCCATCGACGCCTATTGGGCGCTGCTGCACGAAATCCCGTTCATCGCCTTCGCCGAGCTCGAGGCCGCCGCGCGCACCGACGCGATGCTGCGTGTGCGCCTGGCCGACGCCCAGAGCGCCTTCGACCGCAACCAGGTCGGCGACCGGTTCCTGGCCCTGGCCCAGGCCGGCGTGGATCCGCGCTTTCAGACCAGCCGCGACCTCGGTCGCTTCCTGCTCGAGGGCATGGCCCGCGGCGCGATGACCTATGACGAGCCGGCCCGCAAGGAGCGGCTGCTGGCGGTGGTCAAGCGGGCCGTGCGGGTGCTGAACCGCAAGGGCGACGTCCAGGAGCTGTGGCCGGACTGA